The window AGGACGTATATGCAATGACCACGGCCAATGGCTATACTGGTTGCCGGAACCGACGCCCAATGATCCTGCCAACGAATCAACCTGTGTCAGTGCAACTGCGGGAGATGCAATATGAAAACTGATCCTTTGAGTTGGACGTTCTCGCTTGCCCCCGCTGCGGCGGGCGGATGAGAATACTCGCTGCCATCGACACCCCGGATGCAATCCATAAGATTTTAGCCTGCCTTGGCCTCCCCACGCGGGCTCCGCCTATCGCCCCTGCAGCATTGGAATCAGACACGCCGTTTGCATGGTAACAAAGCGGCCAATTTTCACTGCCATTAGGTGGAAGTGCGCCGAGATGGCTGAGGGAGGCTGCCAATCTGCGCTGCAATCAGGCGCCGCCGCGCCAAAAACACTGTCCGGGAACCCGGCTCAGGGAGTAAATATCGTCTGACTGGGGCATTTCCCCCGTAGTTTACGTAATTTGTTTTTATCGGAAGCTGCTGGAGCCGTGGGCAGCACCCTCACTGGGAGGCGGGCGGGAAATTCGGCAGCTTGTACTTCTTATCCATCGCCAGTACCTGCTTGCAGCAGTCAGGCTCCTGGCCATCCGCTATTTTGATTGGCCGCCAGATTTCGAAGGAATTGGCTGTCGTGCCGGCCCATTTTGGTACTAAAATAACCCTATGAAACGCGAACAGGTCATTCGTATTTTATCGGCGGAGCAAGCGGAGCTTGCGATTAGGTATGGAGTCAGATCCATGTCCCTTTTCGGATCCGTTGCCCGCGATGAAGCAGTCCCGACGAGCGACGTGGATCTGTTGGTGGAATTCGACCGTCCCGTGGGATATTTTGGTTTGTTCGCGCTGCAGGACCATCTCGAATCCCTCCTCGGCTGCAAGGTCGATCTGGGAACTCCGGACAGTCTTAAACCGCGCATCCGCGCGCGCGTGCTAGGAGAAAGTGTTCGTGTCGCCTAGAATCTGGAGGGAACGGCTACAGGATATTCTGGAGGCGATAACGGAAATTCAGGCCTTCACCGTAGGCATGAATTTCGAAACCTTTGCCGCCGACAAGAAAACCATGCGCGCGGTAGAACTTGACCTGATCGTCATCGGCGAAGCGGCGAATCAGATCCCGGATCACATTGAGCAGGAGAATCCGGAAATTCCGTGGTCCTTGATGCGCGCAATGCGCAACCGCCTTGTGCACGTTTACTTCGCAGTCGATGCTCGACTGCTGTGGGATACGATCCAAAAAGACCTGCCCGTTTTGTTTTCAGTACTCCAATCTATCCGGTAAGAATCGGGGAGAATCTACTTTGAGGTCGAGCCGGAGAAGCTCTGGCACGGCATGCTTTGGTTTGGGTTCAAGGACTCAGATCTGTGACAAGCGGTTTGGCTGAATTTTTATGTCGATCCTGGCATTCCGGGCGGATAACGCGCAAATCGGAAACTGACAAAAGGTGAAAATAAGGAGCTGCTAATGGTGTTCAGTCAGGTGTCGCCTTCAGCCGGGATAATCTCGGGCATGCTCGCGAGTTATATCGATCACG of the Terriglobia bacterium genome contains:
- a CDS encoding nucleotidyltransferase family protein, which codes for MKREQVIRILSAEQAELAIRYGVRSMSLFGSVARDEAVPTSDVDLLVEFDRPVGYFGLFALQDHLESLLGCKVDLGTPDSLKPRIRARVLGESVRVA
- a CDS encoding DUF86 domain-containing protein; this translates as MSPRIWRERLQDILEAITEIQAFTVGMNFETFAADKKTMRAVELDLIVIGEAANQIPDHIEQENPEIPWSLMRAMRNRLVHVYFAVDARLLWDTIQKDLPVLFSVLQSIR